TACTTAATTCAGTACAAAACCCGGAGGTTTCCGGGTTATCCTGGGAAATGCTCATTTTTTGGTCAATTTCCTTTGAATTAATTGTGGTTACCGGTGCTGATCAAACCTGATACTGGTATCTGTTACTTTTTTCTTAGAGAATGTATTTTTTTATTCTTTTTGGTAATACAAATTTTTAATATAATAACATTAAATACTATAAAGCTAAAGAAAAGTATTAAATATAAGCTAGTCATACATATAATCTGTCTAGCGAACAGACGCAAAATAGAAAACGCCTCCTAAATCTATACACGAACTTGCAGTGCTGGAATTCCTCACCTGTAGTGCAGGCAGGTGTGGAGTTTCAGGTGCAAGGGAAGGTTAAGAAAAATTCCGGTAATTTGCGCAGAAAAATCTTTTCGGGTATTTTCCCGGGCATATGTTCTGAAAAAAGGTAATGCATCTGAGTTTTTTATGGAAAAGTCAGATTGGTTATAATTTATACTGTTGCATGGCTAACTATCATTCTGATAATTTCAAGTCGGCAAAACTATCTTTTAGCTCATCAAATCGATAATGGAATGCCATACCCGATTTGAAATTTTTATGAAAAATTGAGAATATTTGTTCTTTGATTGAGGAGCGAACTACCCCGCCCTGCTTTCTGATGAAAGCGAGGACTGAGCTTCCTTCGAGTATTTACGTCATTTGTGGATAAGGCTCGAAGAACCTTATCGACGTCGGCAAACCTGTTTGTCGAAGATTATCAGAGAATTTCTGATAGCCTGTCCACAAGGCATTCTGTGATAGGAAATTTGTCATGATATTGATTGCACTATTGCGATCTCTATCAATGTAGTTTCCGCAATCACATTCCATATTTCGTTTCCAGAGTGGCATATCGTGGATTTTCCCACAGACATAACACGTTTTGGAAGTATAGCTTTCATCAATTTTTATTACCTTTTTACCTATAAGTTCTGCTTTATAGGCTAAAAATTCGATGAAGCGAGATAAATATCCTTGATTTTGAATGGATCTATTCATAGCTCTTTTTCTTTTTCCTTTAAGTTTTTTGGATTGAGCCATGTTTTTAACTTTCAGATTCCCAACAATAATAGTATTAGCCTTAGTATTATTGACCATTTTCTTTGACAGTTTATGCTGGAAATCCCTCAGTTGATTAGATTTTTTCCTTTCCATTATCCTGTAATTTCCATGAAGTTTTACCCATTTCCTACTTTTCTTTTTACAATGATCCTTTCGGGATTTGATTTTATCCATTTTTGGTTGCCAATATTTGTCAGGTCTGGGACTTTTTATTTCATGAAATTTTCCTTTAAGATTGATACAGGTTACTATTTTTGTTATTCCTGCATCTATAGTCTGATAACAACCATTATCAATATATTCAGGTGTGGCTACTTCATAAGTAACAGAAATATAGAAATCTCCTTTAGCATGGAAAGGGTCGTCATTATAGATCTCAATTTGTTTTATATTTTCAAATTTTTTCCCTATATAAAAAACAAGTTTGGTGTCATTTATTTTATGAGAGAAAGAAATGACACTACCACTCTGATAAAATCCGCTTTGATTATAAGGAATTGTTTGAAAATATTTCCTGTTTTTGAAATTTGGAGGTCTGGCATTTAGATCTCCGTTTTTCCTGAGAGCAAAAAAAGATCTATGATCCGCATCAAGTTTTTTAAGAACTCCCTGTAAAGTCTTTGAATAAACCGCTTTATATTCAGGATTTCTTTTCTTGAGATCTGGCAATTTGTTTTGTTGATCTACATACTTGATGTTCTTTCTTTCAAGTTTCCATGCATCTTTTCTTTCGGCTAAAGCCAGGTTATACAGAGAACAACATTTATCTGAAAGTTCCCACAGGACTTTCAATTGTTCATCTGTTGGATAAATCTTAACTTTTGCCGTTAAATGCATAATAGTATATAAGCAGAAGGTATATATAAGTAGGCCTTCAGAATCAGAAAAAGTTAATTGTTTAGAAGTTGACGGCTTTCATCCCCCACCTGCCAACCTGCGGCTGTCGAGGAAGGAGACTTCCCGCCTTAGAGTTAAATTTATAAGCTATTTAGCACTATAAACAGCCAGTTAACTGATTACTGTCTCAAGAATCCATTAACTGATCTGAACTTTTCATAATAGGTCTGTGGTGTAGAGGATATCACTGGAGCCTCCGGAGCTCCGAACCTGGGTTCGATTCCCAGCAGACCTGTTTACTTTTAACTGCCTATTTAAGGTCTGGTTTTACTTCAATTTTCTTTTGGACAAAACTTTTAAAGTCTAAAATGAAATATAAAAAACAAGACATCAGTTTTATAAGAAAACAGGATATCAGTTTTAAAGGTGCTTATATAATGGCTAGAAGATTAAATCGCCGCTTTCTGCGCGCTGGAAGGAGACTATCTTTAGTTCAGTTAATTCTCATAGCAATAATACTTTACTTTTTGCTGCGAATTCTTTTGCCTCTTGTGTGGACTTTTATTTTAGTTCTTGCTTTAATTATACTTTTGAAAGTAGTGCTGGAAAATCTATAATTAATTTTTGATGCATTTCAGATTCTACATTTTTGCTACTTTGGTCCAAGCAATCTATCAAGAAGAAACCAGACAGTTCTTGGCACTACTTTTTTGGTGATCAAAATTTGAACCCGGCATTCATGCAGGTTTACAGACCATAAAGCGCACTTTTTGCCAAAACACTGTAGAAGAAAAGTATTGGCTTATTAACCATTAACCCTTCCTAAACCTCATCTATCCCGTAGCAAGGTAGATTTTATTATCACTTATTAATTGTTGGGTTGATGGGCATTTTAAAGATTCGCTTCTCGGTCACATACTTAATGATGCCTTTCAGAAACTCCTTGTCATCCTTGCTCAAGTCACAAAAGAGATGGATCAGCCCTTCGAACATTGCCTTCGTTTCGCGACAATACAGGGGCTCAGGTCTGTGCATATCCCCAGTATGTGCCTTGTTGTTGTAGAAGCAGCCGCCTCCGCAGAAATAGCGCGCCCAGCAACTCCAGCATTCTGGCAAATGATCCACGACCGCCCTCCAATAGTCGTTTAACCCTTCAATATGGTAGTCTGCAATATTCCCAAAACGCAATTCCTCTATCCCCACAAACCTGTGGCAGGGATAGATATCTCCGTCTGCGGAGATGGCGACCATACCTTTACCAATTCCGCATCCATAGTAGCGTTTCTGCCCGAAATCCATTTCTGCCATGACGTGCAAGAGACCCGGCAGATAATTTTTATCGATCGCTCTTGCCCTTATAGCGGCGAGCAATTGCTCCGTTTCCTTGCGATTAAACGCCAGCATCCGTTGCAAGGCTTCTTCTCTGGCCGAGGGAATATCTGCGAGCTGCGTGTTCAGAAGCACGGGGGAAGCCTTGGTAATAAAGCAGGTTGTGAATCCAGCTCGCTCCATTCCCTCTTTGACCCGAAAAGGGTCGGCCTCACCACAAAGTGTTGCTCGACCCGTCAGGTGGGGGATAACCGCCCGCAACTTTTGGATATTTGCGGAGACCTTATCATACGATCCCTTACCGTTCTTGAAGGGACGCTGACTGTTTTGGTATTCGGACGGACCGTCAAAGCTGATAAAGGTTCTTATCTTTTCTTCCTTGAGAAATGTGATGATCTCCTCATTCAACAACGAACCGTTAGTTGTGATGCTGAAGAAGACCTGCTTCCCTTTTCTCATTCCCTGTCTTTTGGCGAAAGGCACGATTTTTCTCATCAAGGAAAAGTTCATCAAGGGTTCTCCCCCGAAAAAACTGATACTTACGCTTTCGGCTTTTTTGGAATTTTCCATCAGCCAGTCAACCGCTCGGAACGCTGTTTCTTCCGTCATCATTCCTTTCCCAGCATAATGCCCCCCGCCACCATAGCAATAGACACAGCGCATATTGCACTCTTGCGCAAGGAAAAGGGAGATGTTAACCACCGGATACTCGAATTCCTCGCATGATCCTATCGACTCGCCATCCGCCACAGCCTCGGACGTCTCATCCTCCTCTCCGGCAACCAGCTTTAATTTGCGCAACTCCTCCATGGCGGATTCCGGAATCAGACAGCCGAAAGCTGAATCCACCTTCTTGATCATAGATGCCAACCGGGCGGAGATTGGGGAGACTGCCTTATTGCCCACGTCGACCAGATAATGTGCATTATCATGTTCGAAAATATGGTATTCTCGCAACACGACGTTGCCGAAGTACCTCCGCCCTTCATACTCTATTTCGTAAGAGCCTAACATCTTCCTCCTTCCGCTCCAAAATAATCAATCTATCAAATCTCCTCCTATCTGATACGATGCGAGGCACTTTTGCACACCCAGTTCTGACGGACTAAAAGGTCCGGGCAATATGCAGGAACTGCATCCGGGAAAGGAGGTTTCCGCGCCAAGTGGTTTCAATCTTTAAGAAAACTGCGGATCAACAGAATTGCCCTCCGCGGACGTGAGGATACTTACGGCTTGAGGGTAACGGCAACCATCAAGGGTTCTGATCGCGGTTCTGATCGCAATTATCATTTCCGCAATGTAGTTTCAAGCTGGGTTAGGGCATCTTCTATCCCAAGCCTCCGATAAATTAGGTAATTCCCTCGCCTTGCCAACAACTACAACCTATGACATGGAATCCACTGTTTTGCGCAATTAATAGAAGCTTTGCACTCTTGAATTCTTCTGAAACCGGCTTCAATGGTATGATCATATGGACCAATTTTTCGGTGTTCTCTACTGCCCGCACCTCCAAACCCGCCGGCACGTCAACTCCTTCTTCCTTAAGCACAGCCATCGTGTCTGCGAGTAACCGCTGTTTGAAGGACTCGTCATTCCAAGCTTTAGTAATAACCTGACCTATCTTTTTGCCTTGTTCTTGCTTATTCATTATACCCCCCTCTTTAGAATTTTCTTTTACCTTAAAGAAACACAACTATAAACGTTCGTATTTACAATAAGTTTTTAGAAATTTCAGCATTTATAGCTGCAATATCTCGTTAGGTTGTATCATTGTTGTATTATAAAACTATGATTATATTAATTTAATTAATATTCCTTAAGCTTTCCCATATAATATTTTTGAGAAAGAACATGATTCTACCTTCGTGCAAAGAATCGATTCAAATGTAAAGTACATAAAGTCACTTTAGGTTTGTAATATTAAGCATAAGATCCAGTCAATAGTGTCCTAATGTAAATATAGTATGAGAAAATTTTATTTACTACTTATAACTCTTGAAGAGAATTGAGGCTCATAGGCATAGGAGTTGTAACGCTAACTAAAAAAAATGAAAAGAAAAGCTGATTTGGTATTTTTAATTGAACACGTGTTTTAATGTATCTTGAGTGACTCTCAAATTCCAACGTGCAAATTTATAAACACTTCTGGAAACAACTGTTTATGGATCTAATGTAGCAGTAAAACAGTCGAATCCTCGAAGAGTTCATGTACCTCAAATAACGTTTTTTTCTTTACAATCAGTAAATAAAGATAGCAGATCTTTTTTAATTTTTAATATGATTATAAAGTCCTGCAAAATGTACGCTTTTATCGTATAAGCTTTCAATCATATTCAGGTTTTAAGATAAAACCTGTGCATTGCTAAATGTGGCTTGACAACTTAAAGCGAATTATTTTGGGATAAAACACTGCTTTCTCTTTCCCTAGCTCTTGTTAAACTGTCATCAATACGAGAGTTTACAGTTTTACATATTGGCCCAGTACCAGCTAAGCTGTCGCCAAGGTGAAAACGAATATGCTTCCATTAAACATCACTAAGTTCTTCGAAATGTATGATCTCCCCCATATAATATAAGATTGGATTACATATTATTTTGAAACAGGGTCATCGATAACCCCATATCAAAAGTAAAAAAGTATGAGATACACATAGGAGCACTTTCTATATCTCTTCTGTTAGCGTTTTTACTCACTCAAAAAGTATATGAAAATATGATTTATTGGTTTTTTATTAAAAAAAACCAGATCTCTCAGGTTTCACTTTTCTCTCACTCGTCAATTGCTTTTGCAGCTTTCTTGCCTGAATTCATTGCACTTATACGGTTGCTGCGCCTGTAACAACGTCTCCGCCGGCCAAGACTCCGCACCTGGAGGTTGCACCGGCTCATGTAGGGAAAACCTACATCAGGTAAGTTTTTAAAAAATTCCTTTTTTCTCAGTTTTCTCTAGAGTGATTATACTTTTGAAAGTGGTACTGGAAAATTCTTATTAATTTTGATGCGTCTTACCTGCTCTATAAATTGCGCGACTTCTGGCAAACGCTTCGAAATAACAACAAGTATTTCTATTATTTAGTACAATTTTTATTAATCTAAATATTCAAACCTCTGAAGCATTACTTATCTTTTGAATAAGACAGGCTGTTGAAAAGTATACTGTATGCTAAAGACAAAGAAAAAAAGACGAAGCACCGCGATTATTGAAACTCCCAGGGGCATACTGGTAGTTGCTGGTAGAAGAGGACTATATGTTCTCCCTGGGGGAGGGACGAATAAAGGAGAATCAATAACTCAAGCAGCTGTTAGAGAATTGAAAGAGGAAACGGGATTAATTGCAACTAATGTCAGATTTCTTTTCCAGCATGTAGGGCATGTGCAAAGAGCATACTCAGGTGTGTACTTTAAAGACTACCACGCCGTATGATTAATAAATGCAAACGGTATTGCGCGACCACTCAATGAAGTAAAATATGTGAATTATTATTCTCCGGGTTCAAAAATCAAGCTTTCCAGAACAACAAAAGAAATAATTGATAGATTTTATGAGTTTAAAAGGACGGAGATCTGAAACACGCATGTTGTACTGTTGGGACTCTAAATGAATCCGGACTATAAAATAGAGTATAGAATAATTAGTAGATTTTCAAACTTAAAAAAGAAACCAGATCTCTCTGGTTTCACTCTTCTTTCAAATACTCGTCAATTGCTTTTGCCGCCTTTTTGCCTGCGCCCATTGCACTGATTACAGTCGCTGCACCTGTGACCACGTCTCCGCCTGCAAAGACTCCGCATTTGGAGGTTGCGCCGGTTTCCTCGTCGGCAACCACAGTACCTCTTTTGTTCTGCTCAAGGCCTTCCGAGCCTTTGAAAATGATCGGGTTAGGCGAGGTGCCTATAGCAATAATCACAACGTCTGCTGGCACAAGGAATTCCGAACCCTCTACAATGACAGGGCTTCTTCTGCCTGACTTATCGGGCTCGCCGAGCTCCATTTCTATGCATTCGACGCCCGTAACATTGAACTTCTCGTCGCCAAGGATGCGGACAGGGTTTGTAAGAAGCCTGAAGGTAATGCCTTCTTCTTTGGCATGCTCGATCTCTTCGCGGCGGGCGGGCATCTCGTCTTCTCCGCGGCGATAGACTATGCTTACCTCTTCTGCGCCCAGGCGGAGTGCGGAGCGGGCTGCGTCCATTGCAACGTTTCCACCTCCTACAACCACAACATGCTTGCCGTGCCTGACCCTGGTATCATAATCGGGGTCATAGGCTTTCATGAGGTTTACGCGAGTCAGGAACTCGTTTGCAGAGTATACGCCGTTTAAGTTTTCGCCTTCTATCCCCATGAAGTTAGGAAGCCCTGCGCCAGTGCCCAGGAAAACGGCATCGAAATCATCGCAGAGTTCGTCAAGAGTTTTGATCCTGCCTATAATATAATTTGGTTTGAACTCTACACCGAGCTTTTCTATGTACTCCACTTCCTGCCGTACAATTTCTTTTGGCAGCCTGAACTCGGGGATGCCGTAACTCAGGACTCCCCCGGCTTTGTGCAGGGATTCAAAGATTGTTACTTTATGTCCCAGTTTTGCCAGGTCTGCTGCGGCAGTAAGTCCGGCAGGACCGGAACCAACAACTGCAACCTTCTTGCCTGTGGGGGATATAGCCTCAGGAGTCTTAACACCTTTTTCGCGCTCATAATCCGCACAGAAGCGCTCAAGCCTTCCGATTGCAACAGGCTGCCCCTTCTTCCCAAGTACGCAGCGGGCTTCGCACTGTGTCTCCTGAGGGCAGACGCGGCCGCAGATTGCAGGAAGGGTATTTGTTTCTTTGATTTTCTCGATCGCTCCTTCGAAGTTCTCCTCACAAACCAGTTGAATAAAACCCGGAATATCCACATTCACAGGGCAGCCCTCAACACATTTCGGGTCTTTGCAGGCAAGACATCTGGAAGCTTCGGCAAGAGCATCTTCTTTCGTGTAGCCAAGGGCTACTTCACTGAAGTTTTTTCTGCGTTCTTCTGCAGGCTGCTCTGGCATAGGGGTCCTTTCTTTCTTTGATTTTCCCGGTTTTTCTCCATGTAATTCTTGCATTTTTATCTCTTCCTTCTCAGTGCAGTCCGCACCTGCATTCTTCTTCGTATTTTTCCACAGCTTTTGCTTCTTCGCCACGGTACATTGCAAGCCTGTTCATTAGCTGGACGAAATCGACCTTTCTTGCGTCAAATTCAGGCCCGTCAACGCAGGTAAACTTCGTTTCTCCGCCGACCGTAACCCTGCAGCCTCCGCACATCCCTGTTCCGTCCACCATTATGGAGTTCAAGCTGACAAGGATTTCCACATTATAGGGAAAAGCAACCCCTGCCCCTACTTTCATCATGATCGGGGGTCCGATAATTACAACCCTCGCAACCTTTTCGCCGCTGTCCAGGATACTTTTCATAATATCGGTCACAAACCCGTGGTGCCCTTTTGACCCGTCATCGGTTGCTATGTACACTTCGGAACTGGCTTTCTCCATTTCGTCTTCAAGGATGAGAAGGTCCTTGTTTCGGGCTCCGATAATTGAAATTACCCTGTTGCCTGCACTCACATAAGCCTTTGCCTGAGGGTAAATAGGGGCAACTCCTACCCCTCCTCCTACAAGAATTACAGTGCCGAGCTTTCTGACGTCAGCAGGGGTTCCGAGGGGCCCGACAAAGTCCTCAAGGGAATCACCTGCAGAAAGCTTTGCAAGCTGTTTTGTAGTTTTGCCCATTTCCTGAAAAATTACAGTAACCGTGCCTGTCTCTCTCTCAAAATCCGCAATTGTAAGAGGAACTCTTTCCCCCCTTTCATCAATCCTGAGGATTATGAACTGTCCGGCTTTTGCAGCCTTTGCTACATCAGGAGCATCTATTACCATTTTGTGCACCGATGGAGCGATTTCTTCCTTTTCCAGTATTCTATATGCCATGAGATCACATTTTCCTGAGTAAAAGCATATCTTCTGAACAAATGATAGGGTAAATTTAAATGTAACTGAACTTTATACTGGTTCCTGTCCCGTTAGGGTTCCTATCCTGTGAGGGTTCCTATCCTGTGAGGGTTCCTATCCTGTGAGGGTTCCTGTCCCCTTACCTTTACGTATGGACGTTCTCCTTATACTGATTAATGGAATATATATTCTCCCAACTAATTTTAATTATTTTACCTGGTTTGCACTTACGTTCTCAGTTTGATTATACATATCTGCTCTTAAACGCTGCTTTTTTATATCTTTCTTAAAAAGAAAGCTACTATTTTCATTTCTTTTACCTTTCTACAAAAAATTTAATAAATCTAAAGGGTGTAATAAATTTAAGGGTAAATTCCCAAACTCGGCTGATCCGTGGGTTGGATTGGTGTAAAGGAGGGGTCAAACAAAGGTACTGCAAACAATGGCTGTAGCCGAAGCTGTAGAGGTTAATATCCTGAAGAAAGGAAAAGTCCATTCTGAGAATATTTGCAGGATGGGTTATTTTCTTTTTGAAGGCAAAATAAAAAGATGATCTGAAGTTATGAATCCAAGTGTTTGGAATAAATCTTTCAATATAAATGTATTATAAAAGGAGATAAAGATATGCCAGAAGAACGAAGAGAAGGGGAAAAGGGAGAAAAGCTGGAGAAAAGAGAAGGAGAAGAGACCGCAGACGTTGATCCGATTCATCCAACCGAAGCAAGGGGCGGCAAGAAAAGATCGCTCCTCGATACTTGCAAGTAATTTTAATATGTCTTTAATACTTTTCTATTTTTTTAACCTGAATCGGTTAAGGAACTAAACACTGATTAGTAACTAGTAACTGATTAGTAACTAATTACTAATCAAATTTTTAAGAGGGTTATTCTATGGACGAGAAAGCTGCTATTGAGCCTGCAAATCCAGTGAAAGAAGAGCTCACAGGTAAGAAAATGCCTCTGGTGAGCTGCGATAAGTATGATGAGGAAGAGAGAAAGGCACTCATTAAGGAAGAACAGGGTGAAATCGAAGAAGCTAAAGTTGAACCTATACACCCTTCCGAACAGAGAGGAGGTAAAAAGAAAAGCATTCTTGATACCTGCAAATAAGCAGGACTTTATTTTTTCTTTATTTTAACCTCCTTTTTAGTTTTTACTTCAATTTTTCTCTTTTTATTTTTATTTCTTTTTACAACCAACAAACTTCGCAAATTTATATGCATATATGCGCATATATACATATAATTATGATCAATGGCAAAGTAAAGTTTTTAAAGCGAAAGGCAGGATAGAAACATAATTTACAGCATCAAAAACAGGGAGATCAAATGTTTGCTTGAATCTCTTGGAATCAGGGACATAAAGCCCTGTTGTAATGATCAGCAGGCTTCAGACGTTTGTCCTATGTGTAAAACTGAGAATAAAATCTGCAATATCATTAATGAGAGTACAGGTAACCGGGTTGAAAAACAAAGTTGAGGATATCGTAAACCAGGATAGAATCGAAAAACCAGGGTCAAA
The genomic region above belongs to Methanosarcina horonobensis HB-1 = JCM 15518 and contains:
- a CDS encoding RNA-guided endonuclease InsQ/TnpB family protein, whose protein sequence is MHLTAKVKIYPTDEQLKVLWELSDKCCSLYNLALAERKDAWKLERKNIKYVDQQNKLPDLKKRNPEYKAVYSKTLQGVLKKLDADHRSFFALRKNGDLNARPPNFKNRKYFQTIPYNQSGFYQSGSVISFSHKINDTKLVFYIGKKFENIKQIEIYNDDPFHAKGDFYISVTYEVATPEYIDNGCYQTIDAGITKIVTCINLKGKFHEIKSPRPDKYWQPKMDKIKSRKDHCKKKSRKWVKLHGNYRIMERKKSNQLRDFQHKLSKKMVNNTKANTIIVGNLKVKNMAQSKKLKGKRKRAMNRSIQNQGYLSRFIEFLAYKAELIGKKVIKIDESYTSKTCYVCGKIHDMPLWKRNMECDCGNYIDRDRNSAINIMTNFLSQNALWTGYQKFSDNLRQTGLPTSIRFFEPYPQMT
- a CDS encoding radical SAM/SPASM domain-containing protein — its product is MLGSYEIEYEGRRYFGNVVLREYHIFEHDNAHYLVDVGNKAVSPISARLASMIKKVDSAFGCLIPESAMEELRKLKLVAGEEDETSEAVADGESIGSCEEFEYPVVNISLFLAQECNMRCVYCYGGGGHYAGKGMMTEETAFRAVDWLMENSKKAESVSISFFGGEPLMNFSLMRKIVPFAKRQGMRKGKQVFFSITTNGSLLNEEIITFLKEEKIRTFISFDGPSEYQNSQRPFKNGKGSYDKVSANIQKLRAVIPHLTGRATLCGEADPFRVKEGMERAGFTTCFITKASPVLLNTQLADIPSAREEALQRMLAFNRKETEQLLAAIRARAIDKNYLPGLLHVMAEMDFGQKRYYGCGIGKGMVAISADGDIYPCHRFVGIEELRFGNIADYHIEGLNDYWRAVVDHLPECWSCWARYFCGGGCFYNNKAHTGDMHRPEPLYCRETKAMFEGLIHLFCDLSKDDKEFLKGIIKYVTEKRIFKMPINPTINK
- a CDS encoding NHLP leader peptide family RiPP precursor, producing MNKQEQGKKIGQVITKAWNDESFKQRLLADTMAVLKEEGVDVPAGLEVRAVENTEKLVHMIIPLKPVSEEFKSAKLLLIAQNSGFHVIGCSCWQGEGIT
- a CDS encoding NUDIX domain-containing protein; this translates as MLKTKKKRRSTAIIETPRGILVVAGRRGLYVLPGGGTNKGESITQAAVRELKEETGLIATNVRFLFQHVGHVQRAYSGVYFKDYHAV
- the gltA gene encoding NADPH-dependent glutamate synthase; protein product: MQELHGEKPGKSKKERTPMPEQPAEERRKNFSEVALGYTKEDALAEASRCLACKDPKCVEGCPVNVDIPGFIQLVCEENFEGAIEKIKETNTLPAICGRVCPQETQCEARCVLGKKGQPVAIGRLERFCADYEREKGVKTPEAISPTGKKVAVVGSGPAGLTAAADLAKLGHKVTIFESLHKAGGVLSYGIPEFRLPKEIVRQEVEYIEKLGVEFKPNYIIGRIKTLDELCDDFDAVFLGTGAGLPNFMGIEGENLNGVYSANEFLTRVNLMKAYDPDYDTRVRHGKHVVVVGGGNVAMDAARSALRLGAEEVSIVYRRGEDEMPARREEIEHAKEEGITFRLLTNPVRILGDEKFNVTGVECIEMELGEPDKSGRRSPVIVEGSEFLVPADVVIIAIGTSPNPIIFKGSEGLEQNKRGTVVADEETGATSKCGVFAGGDVVTGAATVISAMGAGKKAAKAIDEYLKEE
- a CDS encoding sulfide/dihydroorotate dehydrogenase-like FAD/NAD-binding protein; the protein is MAYRILEKEEIAPSVHKMVIDAPDVAKAAKAGQFIILRIDERGERVPLTIADFERETGTVTVIFQEMGKTTKQLAKLSAGDSLEDFVGPLGTPADVRKLGTVILVGGGVGVAPIYPQAKAYVSAGNRVISIIGARNKDLLILEDEMEKASSEVYIATDDGSKGHHGFVTDIMKSILDSGEKVARVVIIGPPIMMKVGAGVAFPYNVEILVSLNSIMVDGTGMCGGCRVTVGGETKFTCVDGPEFDARKVDFVQLMNRLAMYRGEEAKAVEKYEEECRCGLH